The genomic region atgcatggacacacacacacacacacacacacacacacacacacacacacacacacacacacacacacacaaaacatacagTACTTCCGTAAAGCCTTCCTAACACCATCACCGAAAGTGTACAATTACCTCCTTAAAACCCTCTTTCTGCATTTGAGTTGGTCCAACATAAGCACACTTCTTGTTCTCTTGATTTCAGCCTTGACCAGTTTTATTTCAGCGATAAGTTGTGACTTTCTCTGACAAAGCTGATACACAGATGGTAAGTCTTGACTGTCATGCAAGGGATGGTTGAACATACGATCTTCTAGAGACTCAATTTTCTGAAAGCAATATCACCACATTAACAGCTACACTTTACTGGCCAGTCTTTGGAGTCAACAGTTCTAGTAAATAGAAGAGTCTTACCCTCACTGTCTTCCTAAACCCATTATCCTTAATATTCATGTCTTCCACTGGATCAAGAAGAGGGAGGTTGCCTGAGAAACGACGCTTTACCTCCTGTTTTCGACAGCATAATGATAGAGAGGTGTCTGTTAAAAGTCAAACTTTGACGACTTATGCAAAGACTGACTTGTATAGACTTGAAAACAGTTTGTCTTGCATCTTTTGGCCTTAAATCTTTAGGGATGTACAGTCTGACTGTACTTAAAGCAGTCAATAGTGAAAGAGACACAGGAACTACCTAACATTATAATAATACTTACCACTGTTAGCACTCTACTTACATAACACACGAAGACATAAATATAAGCAAAGAACTAAAtactgacatacaaacacccAGACAACCAGCATAGAACGGAATGCTTTCTTTCAACAGATACTAGTGTCACATACCACTCAACTACAGGTAAGTTCCAGTGTTCTCCTCGGAATATCTCAAAGGCATGGTTGTTAaaatgtgggcgtggtcatctgagtGGGGTTTGCTGGCTTTGCGTGCACTGCTGGAGCAACATAGGGTGCTTGTGCttggtctaaaatgttagctgtacaacattGCTATGCAtggacagagtacaacacaagcaagctatcaTTAAAGCCGCAAACCTATGATAGCTAGTAGTTTCAAGTGCCCACTGTAACCAGTTTCAAAAGTTGCTAAGTCGTTTAAAACTAAAAGATAAATTTTCTACAATATTTTGCTTACACCACCTTACTTATGAGTTTTGAATAGTGGGCTTACACTGGTAATTGCCATATTTACACTTTGACCTGCTCGAGCATTATGCATGCAAGACTTCCAGCTACAGCAGTAGTCCAGTATTATATCGTATCAGTATATGTCAAAATTTTAGATTTTGTGAAAGGTATATATAACCGTATTGCAAGCAGTTGATAAAGAGAGACCCTGGCTAAGCCATTATACACCCACAAATCAGATGCTGATTTCGCAAAACATGTTATCAACACTATACTGTAACTGCCAGTGTGTATACAACAAGCTACTTCGAACATCAACTCTTCTATTGTGAGCACTTACCCATTTGTCACAGGCTGCATCAAAGTTGTACTCTGATAAAGTTGGACCTTCTATGGAGATGTAAAGAAGGCTCTCCAACACAGGAAAGGATAAACGGTTGCTCTGTCTTAATGCGACCAACTGTGGTAAACCCTCTTTCACAATCAACTGTAGATGTTGGAATTACCAATCCAATGCAAGCTAGATTTAGGTAGAGTTCACGCAAACCTACTGTGCTAACCAACTGTTCCATGACTTCAGTTGCATACAGCTGCTTTACCTCTTTAGGATGTCAGTGCAGTTGCTGGAATCAGCCGTACATACTGCATAACGGAAAGCCTGCCACTGTACTAGTAACTCATTATCATTAATAAGATTCGAACTGAAGTGCTTGGCCAGCGTCGCTATGTCTTCATCTCTGTGTGTGCTAATCAGTTCTTGGTCATCTGGAAAGTCAATGCCTGCAAACACACCAATGCACTGATAATCCCTGAATAAGGAAAGCGCTGGTCCAAACGCTGCACTACAGTTGTAAGATAGGGTTGCTCAATTTGTATGCAAAAAGAATTCAGCTGTGCATCTGTAGACTGCTGTACTCCATATTCTGCAAGGCGCGGCAATTCTTCTTCCAAACGTTGCAAAAATGTCCCTCTATTACTTCGAAGTGAGGATATGGCTGCCTTTGTGCCTTCTACCAGGGTTCTTACACTAGTGCAGTTAAGAATTTTTCTGCAAACATTTGGAAAGGTTTGCTAAGGGGGGTGGGGGGTGGAAGAACATCAGAGAGTAGTAGAAGTGATGTAATAAAGTTGAGTTTCTGGCAGACTGTCAATAGCCCCATTACTTGAGCATCATTTCGTTCTGTTGCTTCATACTTCAAACTTGTTAGTACAGCGCAAAGAGCTGACTGCAAGTGAATGGCTTAGCCATCAAACATCTTTAGCGTGCTTGAGTTTTCTGCAAGGATCTTTAAGCACATCTTGGATGTTTTTCAGACCAGCGGTGCGTACGGGTGAGTTTTTGTAGAATTGTAGAGTAGAGATTGAGAGAGTAGTACCATGTAATAGATAGATAGTAAAGTATGACTGGGTTTAGCAAGAAAATTTGGCCCTACTTCAGTGACCAAAGCTGTTAAGGCTGGTTCTCGGTGCACGCCGCATAGCTCAATGCAGGTGGTGCTGCACCACAACAACGGTGCCACTGGTACCTTGAACATACCGACACCAACCGCAAAGGTTGGTGATGCTGCGCAGCATTAATAGAATACGGTTCTATTTAAGCGGCACTGCTGCTTCTGTGGCAGAAGTTATACGTGTCATTGACGGTAAGCAAACCAATCAGACTACAGCTAGCACCATGTgatctattgatatcaatattgcAGCTCTGATTACTGCGCGTGATATAGTGTGACACTGCTTGCATCGTGAACAAAGCAATATGATGCAACACAGAGCCCCTGCCGTTGTTTGGTACAGTCATGCCACCGTTGAGCTGCACGGTATGCATCTTCATTGTTGATAATTAACAAGAGAAGGGAAAAGTAACGTTAGGAATGAATTAAATGCAGTTGTGCTAACTTCATTGTATGATCAAAGAGAACACCTGATCTTAAGAGCAAGTGCAAATCACTGCTGACGCACAACACAGACTTTAAATGCAAACATGCCACATTCAACAAGTAAAGTCAATGGGATCACAAAACAGCATAAGCAATCTTCACTTCaaacagaaaaaacaaaagaagaaatgaagaaacaTGACGTACCAAATGaatggtcagacaaacaaacagagacaataaGAAACAGTCAATTACAAAACCTGCATTTCTCCTTGGTCACCAGAATAAGCTGGTTTAGGAATCTTCCCCATCATGGGATCATGTTCACTGACAACATACAGTAATACTTCAGCAATATAGTGACTGTTCTCTCCCTGAAACAGCAAACCAAGCATATATTATTATAGTAACATCGTTCTGCATCACTCTAAACATAGACTATTTAGTTCTAACTTGGGAAGAGAGAACATACATGTACCTTCTTCAGTGACTTCTTCTGGAAGTTGACAACACATCCCCAACCAAAGTCACAGTCACCATCCACAACCCTCACAAGTCTTCCTGGTTGTAGAAAAGGTAAACAGTATTTAGGTCGAGTGATATAAGCATGCAACTCCTTCTTCAGTTTCTCCAATTGTTGCCTGATTCGATAATAAGCCATTGCCTGTTTTTCATCATTAATAACAATAGCAGTTTGCTCATGTTCAAGCAAATGCAGCTCTAAAAGTGTAACTCCTTGACCAACACAATTTCACTGGAAGTCTGCCAATGCACGTACTTTCTTCCAATGATGGTATTGCAGCCTCGTGCTGCCATTGGTAGAAAGATCTCTCCAACATATATTCTGGATTGATTTCTTCTACTCTCAACAGGTTCAACACCATATCGTAAGTTAAGTGGAATGCACTGTTGAGAGGATCAGAGTGGCCCtaaacaaatatatatgaACACATCACGTGCAACAAATCTATGCTATAAATAATGTCTCGTGTACAATATCTTTAATGTGCCACTTTTGTAAAAATGCTGCCTTGGTACCACAGTTAGAAACACTAAACGGCTATCCTTAATTGGACAACTGCTGCAATAAAAATTTCTGTACAACTACTTGCTATGATTATTATTAACCCTTGGCACACATATAGACCAAAGACTAGTAGTCTGCCAggctgtgtgtctttctgtcatcATGCTGTTATATTTGCCAGGCCACCAAAGCCCTCAATTTACAATATAGATAAAGTTTTAATCATACAAGAAAGTGTTTAAATTAGGACAATTTTGCAAAGAAGGCTTAGTTTGAGTGAAAACCTTCGCACTATAAACTGaattgtggtgtgtgcatTTGCATGGGCAGGCTAGTCAAAATGCAAATTTGATTGACAGTTTCCATTGGCAATATGATCAAGTtgacacagcaacaacaaagagcGTTAAAATGCATTGCTAAGTTCTCCTATCTTAAATAATGTGACATGATGTCACAATGTAACATTGTACAAGCACACAATAATTGCACCATCTACACTGAGAGCTACACACTTTTATTACGTTGTGCTCATCCAGATCAGGTTGGGTCGTAAGGTCTCTTGCAAGCACTGGAAGCATatcctgcttcagaagtactttaaggcctgtccacactgccaactggatcgcgataaatccaatccacatcgggAGGTGGCTTCAATCCACATTGGTTAAATCCAATTAGAAAATAGTAGACGTTACCTTCACGTGTGCTAGGAGTGTATGTAGTtggaacatctaaccctcctcacACTTCTTTGTTCTCGGTCAATTTCAATTGCCTTACATtgctgtatcaatgctttccgCACGCAAAGATCCCCCACAAAGTGACACATACATTGGTCATCAATCACGTGATACTGAAAAAGAGGTGGAGGTATCATTTTCAAAGAGCAGTGTGGATGCTTGCTATTCTGATCGGATTGCGATTGAATCACACAATCCATTCCTGTTCTAGTGTGGAATGACTTAAGAcaatcatggctgtctagacagaagacttGACATTCAACAGGAACCAAGTGAATTCCAAAAAGCATTGTTTTCTGTAAgagctgcaggttgtgatgacctgatTTCTAGATGTGTCATTTAGTTTTCATTATTACTattgtcgtcatcaccctTCCAGAAGGACAAGTAGAGTCTTTACCCTCAGCTGTCTGGGTGCCCACCATCCCAATAGGTAAGTCCCAAAGAGGTatatgtttctgtgtaattCGTATGGCACTAGTAACTGGCATATCGATTATCAATTGTGTACATGAGGATCTTGCAAGCTTTGAACAGCACatccagtagatatcaatgaccaccaaaaagcactgatcctcattgccaacagtCCCAACttcagatcacagaaactccccattgGCAAAAACAAGTCTACTTTCACAGACATACTCAAATATAAGATGAGAAAAACCCAACAGAATCATTCCATTATATTTATGTTGGTAGttctcttgtaagcaccaaAAGCAAACCTTGCTACTATtgttatcattattattaaattatgaTAACTGATCTAAAATAGTAGCACATCTCTACATGTCAACAACATTGCTAATTGCATTACATATTTGACAATATTTATCGCAATCCCATGGACAGCAGCTACTCATACAACACTAGATGGTTGTACCTTAAGAAGAGCTTTTCCTACAGGTGGTTCCATCCTTTCATCCACCATCAGCATCACAATTCCACGTTCATCAATTCCTCTCCGACCAGCACGACCGCTCATTTGAATATATTCACCTCCAGTTACCCAGCGAAAGGATTTGCCATCAAACTTCCTAGGATTTGTGAACACAACAGTTCGAGCAGGCATGTTGAGACCAAGAGAAAATGTTTCAGTGGCAAAAAGTGCCTACCGTCAAAACAAAAAGACACTTAAGCAGTTAAAATATGTAAACATATCTGTACAAAATAGGCACACAAGCAAAAGGCAGTTAGCATAGCAAagttgcagacagacaaactgacaaacaaacaaacaaacaaacaaacaaacaaacaaccaaagaCAGTGAAACAGAAATATAAAAAGAGCAGACAGATAGCAAACTAAATCcccacaacagcagcagcattgTTTCtagatagttggtaaattacAGATGCTGGCTGAGCATCTATCTCTGAATATAAAGTCATATGATCATTCTAGAATATCTACACACAAAAGCTGCAcatctactacagtatttcccatgcaattatccggttggggcaactaAATATCCTCAGTCAACCAATAATtcgattggggcaaccaattatccgcttcagacaaccaattatcTGATTggggcaatcaattatccgactcgtGGTTATAATTAGGAGCAGTGTAGCTATAGAAATATAATAGTGCATACTACAGATGTTGTCGCCATTGCTGCTGCACCAGTAAACAGGTAATCCTTGTTTTCGTTATCAATTATATTAATCACAGAGGAAAGGCCATCAGTAATTCTCTGATAATTAATTATCGTCGTGGATTACCATACAGAGAGATGACGgtgcagttgcagttgttgcagtGAGAGTCAGactcttgtcacagcaagaCGGCAACTTCTGCTAGATCTGTGTCCTGACACACTAGAGGATGTAACAGGTGCTTTATGCCTCAACGCACTTTCTAGCTAGCATGTACTCACCGCTAAagctgcacatgcaagcaagATTAGAGAGGATTATCTCAGGATATGTACTGTAGAACTCAGCAGAATTAACAACCACGTTATCAAACACACGTTGATAAAGTACACGTTACGTCTAGCTACGTAGCTCTAGATTCTCCAGCTCGATCGCTAGTGAATTTGTTTCAGATTCTGAGAATCGGATGAGGGCGTGAAGCTGAGAGTGTCAGTGGTGCAGTGGTCCTTTCTCTCAAGTCAATGAGATTGATGCGAAAAGAAAGACGGCAGAGCTGTTCAGTTGCGTGGCGCTGCAGCTGGATCATCACATTCACAAGTGTAATAGCTTGTCCTAGCATTTCCCACCATGCTATCAATCTGCATCAGAAAGAGTTTGACTGTGACCCAAAGCACTGAACAACTAACCAGCGACGCAAGGTGAGAGTCTCATTCGCGAAGTGTACAGGTTGCCCAGAGCGagatcggataattggttgactGAGTTgaataattggttgccccaatcggataattacacgggaaatactgtagtacacACATCACTACTGCCATGGTACAAGCTTATGATTCATGAGCATACCCATGCAAACTTGAAGTCATGCCATCATTTCCAGTTGCCGACGCAAAGCAGAATTTTAAGAGCTAAGATGAACCATTGTCATCAGACATAGTTTTATTTCCTAGCTCATATCTTTCTTATACTGCTTGCATTCCACCCATAACGTAACAAGTAGCAACATATCTCAAGATGAAAAATGACTAAGATGTGAACAACAACTGTCATATACGACTAGCTGAACTGCTGTGGCAAAAACATGATTAGGCACATCTCCTTATAGTAGGAATAAACACTATTTGCCTTAAAACACAATGTACTCTAAGTAGTTTACTTGTTCTGCTTTGTTTAACTTTTGGCAATGCTTGAAATTGTGCCATGATTTCAATTTTGCATAGATGCACCCATGCCACTGTACGTGTCACACTAGTGTGTCAACTGTAAGAGTGTACCTCAACACATTGCACCATACCTTTATAAGACCTTCTCCAAACAAAATTTCGATCACTTCCTTGAGTATTGGTAGTAAACCAGAATGATGTATGCCCACTCCTCTTTTTAACAAAGGCAAAACATGCTCCACCTAAACATTCACTGAAATGAAAATCACCTGCTGTGTCAAATTCGGGAGAGTCAGCCTCAACCTGTGGGAGATGCTTGTCTTCATCTGAAAGAGCATCAACAGCATTAGCAAAGACTTCCTCCACTAGAGACTTCTCATCATCTAaagaaattataataattttacAGGGTATAAGACAAACCACTCAAAGACTCTGATCACAAAGTCCGGAAATAGTCTGTAATCATCAAAGTACAGTAGAGAGTTATCACATACAGAACATAAATATTGCTCTTGGTTTACATAATGTTAGGTTCCTGTATAAAAGTCGTAAGTAACAAAAGCGGTTGATTTCATGTTAGCAGTTGCGAAACGTAACTTCCGTTGTCTATTTCCAACCAGACAaggcaattgcaaacatgaattataCCGTTCTGCTAAAAACTCATTCATGAACACTTTACAGATCTGACTGGCAGTTCGTCCATTGTGTGTGGTTGCCACATAAgacaaatcacaaatactgcTCTAAGAGCATGGCACAATCCTGAGTGTGACAGACAAAGTCAAACATCCACCCATCcacacacagtcacaaacAGAAAGTCAGTCCaacaatattattattatctatATATGATTGCGCTAAGTGCCATCTTGTCCGTCCGTACGCACGCAGTGCGGCGGGATGGATGGACTGATTGGCTTGCCGACGCTGCCGGACGGGTGCGATTTCGACTGGCTCGTGCCAGGACTCGACTCAGGTGGGCTTTGTTCTGTCAAGGAAGTTGCGTCATGCTATAGACAGGAAGTAGACTCAATGCGGGGTGGCTTCGATTTCCACTGCCCACCGCGTGCGCTTGGACTTGCCGGGTGGAGGCTAGCATATAGTATTTGGAGTAAGGTACTTGCTAAGTCATGTGCCTTCTACAAAGTCCCATTTCTtctggctcatagctgaaactATATTGATATACTAATGCTATTGCCTCATAATACTTCTGCTTCTACCGTAAAATGTAACACATGTACTTTTGCTACTCCTTGATTATTttgacaacagcaaacaacataaTCAAATGTTACCTGTGTTGAAGTCTAACTTTGACATTTGCAAAGCGTACGCCTCGCACTCTCTTTTACTAAAACTGAAGACTATGACTGGCTGCAGGTTCCTCTCCATAATCATCTTCACAACCTTATAGCAATTAGATGGACCTACACAGCATGTACTACTCATCCCAAATGTCAAAGAATAAAAATGAAAAGTAAGCTAATACAAAACAGCAGGCAAATAAACAGACTTACAATACATaacatcaccaccaccactacaaCAGTATATCACCTTTTGTGCCTCCACGTCTTACTGTTTTGTCCTTTCCACCGTCTCCATCTTTCACTAATGTCATTGCCGTCTGAAAATTGTCTTCTCTAAACTCTCCCTATTCAACAGTTAAAACAGGTCACAAATGAACTCAAGTGTTGCTGTCATCGTTGTTGTCATCGTAATGATTATCAATTAACCTTTTCATCAACAACAAGATAGAGACCATCTGCACCAGCTGGGTAGATGTAATGTTGTAGTGGAACGGGACGCATGTCAGTATAAACAACATGCACAGGCTACAgtataataaatttaattaaagatgcTTAATACAGTACATTGCAGTATATACTACAGCAGTCGAAACCTGCTTGTGAAGGAAGCACACCCATTCTGCAAACTGCCTTGCATTTGGTATTGTTGCTGATAAGAACACATAATGAACATTATCTGGAAGAAGAATGATGGTCTCTTCCCACACTACCCCACGTtctgaacaaacacacaaaaccagTCAGCAGAAATATAAAAACTTTCCACAGTTTCGAAACAGAGCTGCATGTCTAActaagagcgtgttcacacccacatctggactaactatgactAGGCTAATTATGATTAGAACAACATTAGCGCAAGTCTgttcacaccgctaactatgattagtaagtcacatgggcacgtgagtgtaattagcctcgacagttCTCATCTGTAATATCCGGCAAGAACTcgcgtgaattgtcttgacaaaTCCATTGCTGTAcgttttgaagagggaaacattttgtttgctttctctggcagctccttcagggacgccaggaagttgtcacaagCACGTAGTACACATCTGCATGCGCCTTCGTATATGTCGCCATGTTGTTACTGTGTTTGtacgtttaattaaatatgcaacaccacatcagaaacatcggcggAATGCTCTTCTTTTACGGTGActcgtgccaaagtcacgtgcaaccactaatgcCATTAATGTAGTTGTAATGCTACTCTCCAGGGCGTTAGAATGacgttagaatggcgttacactaatcatgattaggcccagtgtgaacacgctcttaaTCTAACAAAAAGTAAAAATGCAATCAAAGTTTACAAAATGGTATGCTCATGTTTCAGCAATAACCACAATATTTTCAAGCCAGGTGAAAATTAAAATGATCAACATCAGCTTCTTGTAGGGCCTAATACAAGAACAGTCTTTCCATGACACCAATTTACCCTAAGTATATACTAATTACCAAGCTCTAAATTTTATACAGCGCAAACAATAACATCATGTCATGTAacattgttaatattaataaaccAAACCTTTATCTCTCATGTAGTGACATTCATCAAACACAACCCATCCTACTTCTCTCATAACTTCTGATCCTCGGTATAACATACTTCTTAGGATCTAAGTCCaaaagcacacacacgcacacacagtaCAACATACACTCTACATTTAAAGTTGATTAGCCCACACTTCTGTTGTCATGACAATACAACTAGCAGAAGGGTTGATAGTCACATCACCAGTCATCAGACCAACATCTCTAAACTCTTCATTTAAGTCACGATATTTCTGATTGCTCAAAGCCTTGATGGGTGTTGTGTAAATGACACGTTGACGATCACGAAGAGACACAGCTATTGCATATctacaataaataaaacaacTCTTTTTACATCGGCCtttttgtttatgtggctATAATTTTTGCTAAACTGGTgctaataaatatgtaaatttaTGTTGCAGcaaaatgaaaaacaaacttGGACAGGTCATTACAAGCCTTGAAGGTCAACTTGTCTAATGGAACATTGAGAACAGCATACCATGTCTTACAAACTACACCATTAGGTTTTACAGGTCAAATTGCCACTTGTCACATCAAATTGTATTCTGTCACATCAAATTGCATTCTGCAAATCAAGTTGTAATCTGCGAAATCAAATTCACTCATGTGTCAAATAAAATTTTTGTTAAGCCAAATTGTTAGTCAAATCAATCAAATCTGGATACatgtcaaatcaaatttgatttgacatGTCATGATTTCGATTTGACACATGATTGTGAAGTGATTTCACAGACTAATAACTTGATCTCAGATACACAAATTTGATTTGAAGTCTTGTGAAGTTGATCTGACTACAACTAATttgatttgacaaaatacaaatttgaTGTGACAAGTGACAATTTTGACGTATAAATGATGCAGTCATAAATTCTGTAAATGCCAATAGAGATATCTCGTCGCACCTTCACAAATATAGCTTCGAAGCAAGTTTTATGACACTAAACCATCAAAACAATTCTTTTAATTccttaaaaatttatttatctcGTTCTTACTCTGCCACTACTGTCTTGCCAGCTGATGTGTGTGCGGACACCAATACTGACTGGTTGTTTTCAAGGCACTTCAAAGCCTCCTTCTGGAAAGGATCCAAAATAAATGGATACTCCTAAATGCAACCAATTTTATTATCCAAACTAACACCAAATTTATTCATCTCAAGATACTCATTGGTTTCTACCTTGGCAGGCTTTCCACTAATTGTGCTAAGAGGCTTGTATTCTGACTCTGGAGGCACAGCTACCTGCTCAATGTCATATTGTCATATACAGTATGATTAGCAGAATACACAAATGAGATAATAAGCCATTAATTAACGTGATAGTGCAGAACATCTACCCACCAAGCACAGTCAAACCTTACATGCACAGCCACTCTGCACACTTCCCTTTCCCTGCTAAGATACACACCAGAacaagacaagcaaacaaactcagATATAAATGGAAcaccaaacaaaaacagacatcTATACAGGCAGCAAACATAAACACtcaacaagcaagcaagcagaaagacagacaactaaaacTTTTAGACAAGTAgacttgtgtgtgtaaacactTAGAACATTGGGGTAAATTTCTTGCACCACAGACATATTCCAAACATTTCATCAAAATACAAGAGATGATCACATAAAACTATTAGTGATGATGATAGAGCAAAAATAGCGTGTAAGCATTAGCAAAACTGAAACACACAATCTGACATGTTCTATTGAAGCCAAatgcggggggggggggattCCCGCTGCATGCCGCCCCTGACCTGTTGGGTGTGGTTGCTATTAAAATCTTTAGTTGAGTAATAATCATTATACAAAGAATTTAGTTCTTTAGTGTCTCTGTCTGCACTGTCTGGAGATCCCAAGGCCAATGCATGCGTATGGTTCTGACATGAGTCAGCTTAGCCTTGTTCCCAGACTCACGTAAGCCTGGCAGTGTTCtcttcccgtatgacactccCAGCCTCCGTGCatgcctactttcacacacttacttcactaagtgtcaccccacgtgactaaatactaCCTAACTCAATTAGCCTACagtatatctatctaatgtgtcgcccagcagattgtgtatcacgccAAGCTCAcaaacagcgcatggtgatTCTCCAtggtgagtgattcaccaagttcacgctctccaaattctcaagacaacttcagcatgtggaaaggtgagtgcaTTCTTATGTTATTGTCCTACAAGTATAtgactggcgagcctgccgAGTCTAGTTACACCACTCCGGACTtcgcgtgtagttcactcgttgtttcaTCACACATCAGCTATCTGCACGGCCCTTGCTAGTGCGCAGACTCTATTGTAAAGGCCAGTAGGGTGTGCAATGGCACTGACGTGGAATTGCAGTCTGCTCTtcgtgttttcaattatgtTGACTTTCAGGAGGGTAAACTTGAAGCCTCTACGGCCATCCTAGGgggaaaagacatctttgtctGCATAAACAATGAGTGAACTACACACAAAGTCTGGATCGCTgcaactagacttggcaggcttgCCAGTCTACatgagtaggacaataacataagaatacactcacctttccacatgctgaagtcgtcttgagaatttggagagcgtgaacttggtgaatcactcaccgtggagaaTCACCATGTGCTGTTTGGAAGCTTGGCGTgacacaatctgctgggtgACACAATAGATAGATATAACAATTACAATACACAATACGTATAAAACTTCTATAACCATATTAAAGCATAATCTTTCCTAACTGTTTAGATCCAGGAATGTCTGTCTCTATTAGCTGTTATTTGCTAAAATC from Corticium candelabrum chromosome 10, ooCorCand1.1, whole genome shotgun sequence harbors:
- the LOC134185495 gene encoding exosome RNA helicase MTR4-like, whose translation is MATFDSSLFRVFEETELQERKRAKVDVGDNDNETIESEYDGAPIEELEVADDDGELKLQDNECRSSAECEMRNASAKPRVFSVETIEVCTHEVAVPPESEYKPLSTISGKPAKEYPFILDPFQKEALKCLENNQSVLVSAHTSAGKTVVAEYAIAVSLRDRQRVIYTTPIKALSNQKYRDLNEEFRDVGLMTGDVTINPSASCIVMTTEILRSMLYRGSEVMREVGWVVFDECHYMRDKERGVVWEETIILLPDNVHYVFLSATIPNARQFAEWVCFLHKQPVHVVYTDMRPVPLQHYIYPAGADGLYLVVDEKGEFREDNFQTAMTLVKDGDGGKDKTVRRGGTKGPSNCYKVVKMIMERNLQPVIVFSFSKRECEAYALQMSKLDFNTDDEKSLVEEVFANAVDALSDEDKHLPQVEHVLPLLKRGVGIHHSGLLPILKEVIEILFGEGLIKALFATETFSLGLNMPARTVVFTNPRKFDGKSFRWVTGGEYIQMSGRAGRRGIDERGIVMLMVDERMEPPVGKALLKGHSDPLNSAFHLTYDMVLNLLRVEEINPEYMLERSFYQWQHEAAIPSLEEKLHLLEHEQTAIVINDEKQAMAYYRIRQQLEKLKKELHAYITRPKYCLPFLQPGRLVRVVDGDCDFGWGCVVNFQKKSLKKGENSHYIAEVLLYVVSEHDPMMGKIPKPAYSGDQGEMQVVPVSLSLLTALSTVRLYIPKDLRPKDARQTVFKSIQEVKRRFSGNLPLLDPVEDMNIKDNGFRKTVRKIESLEDRMFNHPLHDSQDLPSVYQLCQRKSQLIAEIKLVKAEIKRTRSVLMLDQLKCRKRVLRRLGYATAADVIELKGRVACEISSGDCLVLGEMIFNGTFNDLPVEQSVALLSCFVFEETDEMKSRLSEELAAPLRVMRDTARRIARVCIEAKMDVDEEQYVQSFKTGLMDVVYAWAKGSTFAQLCKMTEVFEGSIIRCMRRIEELLRDLCQASKAIGNTELENKFAEGITKIKRDIAFAASLYL